From one Chanodichthys erythropterus isolate Z2021 chromosome 3, ASM2448905v1, whole genome shotgun sequence genomic stretch:
- the bptf gene encoding nucleosome-remodeling factor subunit BPTF isoform X5, which yields MRGRRGRPPKAQLVQEPSTGPVRGLRPRRGLRAKVKVTCDDDYVTPKRGTHHHSTRGRRKARSAASRGRGRGRGTARGRGRRSTASGVVYDDHESDEDDEDAVSLRSEEEEFIEEPLTDEEEEEEDEEEAINDESDYLEELDELEEDDASYCTESSHGSNAVGRKRPRPRRPPSPILEQKEIPLLELPSSSEDLLIPNEQLLNASAIYEVLRSFCTVLRLSPFRFEDFCAALVGQEQCTLMAETHICLLKAILREEDTSNTTFGPADLKDSINSTLYFIDGMTWPEVVRSYCESDPEYHHVLPDLEGEDYPFSPLESKVKVLQFLVDQFLTTNLAREELMSEGVVQYDDHCRVCHRLGDLLCCETCSAVYHLECVKPPLEEVPEDEWQCEICVAHKVPGVTDCLTEFQKSRPYIRQEPIGYDRHQRKYWFLNRRIVVEEDGEDENKQTWYYSTKVQLGELLEVLDKGFWENDLCSVLEEMREEIHTHMDITEELTNKARGNNKAYLTVANDVILDRLKTKQEAELEEVKRRAAEEAERARQELKSGSGEPAVNDQMNSNGSCPQQDSSNGNAMNEQTSADASVSAVPVDEVGSTNVPELAVSSSAIPPKTDSQNPTGNAVTSSSSDKSSEPAAHGDGDSVLETEPAQTVDENSCSSHFSISECLRGPEEPDLVDRSSQSSLNSQDETGEGKANGDSAKTGSSRMITRLRNPDSKLSQRKVMQDKDGSSQDGSRALKETPPLSSFGSFKRDSNKSSGFFKLGQEGKFRVYHNQYSTNTLALNKHQHREDHDKRRHLSHKFCMTPAGEFKWNGSLYGSKALTVSTLRLTIIQLENNVPAPFLHPNWASHRSNWIKAVQMCSKAREFALALAILECAIKPVVMLPMWKDSLGHTRLHRMTSVEREEKEKVKKREKKLEDEETMQQATWVKYTFPIKHQVWKQKGEEYRVTGYGGWSWVSKTHVHRFFPKLPGNTNVNYRKALEAAKTGMDNQASLSETPKTLVKTDEISSENVPEKDNFQDTSLDSSEEKLSVEKDHVLKVEEQNEEKENETVTEKCDEKNGSVEQMDTSTPNSVNEEKDNITNAPSDDSPLKGEPLDSEVVKDSAPNQPQQSFWHDVVNVSEGFLLRTAYKKIKASKLDGLLERRVKQFTIEEKQRLEKLKQGTISKTSTEKIMEDKEITVAAQDQKVKIEGTISETPKARQTEGVACLVIQEKDNVVKKLDFNQEEEQAKTNTSGPKNILDVRLNDSGDLSPKEHQQKLTEPEPKTASRVAMSELNGNSQSLDQSLSLNTKPDKTVTEVTCPPEDSERKDIIENNENDLDVKRTLPLQVNGKDGPVDPECKNLTDSVNTKELTNTVVEEIKAISPKETVKSLMNGDATQECLKEWTNSTIPQVNSDEDKGVNKLDPDYPPPQKMAKLENNIEESKDSTVSSAEPSSVASESNTRSEVPSHSSKVEPMQVEEAKPPVPSPVPSAEESSLSSDLTENSSSLGETTTVITQVTTTTTTVSTESRMVLTSRDSLASNNGISTPVPTDSKVESTSSVSTLSTTTTTVTKVTDSSQEATLTKECLTTVTKTLTDTKLSPSGATVKSMTVSHEYSTRDRVRLLKFSRTKKTRSGTALPSYRKFVTKSSKKSIFVLPNDELKKLARRGGIREVPIFNYNAKPALDIWPYPSPRPTFGITWRYRLQTVRSLAGVSLMLRLLWACLRWDDMSVKPSPTGGTTRTETSDTDITTTEIIKRRDVGPYGIRSEYCIRKIICPLGVPETPKETPTPQRKGLRSSALRPKKPEPAKQTGPVVIETWVAEEDLELWEIRAFTERVEREKAQAADPTKVSVQKKAEEVKAQLEAQLKQQRLAAQQKRLEQQKPSTTSTTSTLTSTPTTPGTTTQKVVVGSISGQVTTAPKVVMTTKLGSPVTFQQNKNFQQSFASWVKQGQQGNTVSTSSVVTVAANSATTSGQTFHIAAAAGSMAGSVITAKLPVPANSKIVTVNVPTTQGGLVQVQQKVVGIIPSSTAGTAQSFPPFQPRTATINIRPNTTTSTQQVITTGTALRPGMTVIRSPLHQATTLGKTIIRTPLMVQQGQVQQPVQTSTGAQAVGTPPRLSTPNQPQTPQTPSSPRPQQGQVKLTLAQLTQLTQGAQGGNQGLTVVIQGQGQTTGQLQVIPQGVTVIPGPGQQLMQAAMPNGQVQRFLFTPMAPAPASAPAAPAAPTTTTSSGVPATAAPAATTSTTPAPIQPATRLAPQPQPPTTLPPTSSLPPSQPAQHTPTPVSAAIVPQPTPSLQPHPPVQLRPQPQVPPQTSVPPPTPVPAPQIAQVTATAPPQQVTTLPVAQTTVTKVQPQIQLPPQLLSVPGLQQQVISHIQSQVAAQIQAQVQQVGTTAGMPQQIKLQLPIQIQQQGGGQVQAHQIQNLVTIQTASVQEQLQRIQQLCEQQQQKKKQQEAKREQAQQHVSQSDLIQKQVAQKQNVAIEQLKQKKTMTPAEREENQRMIVCNQVMKFILDKIDKDERQAAKKRKREESVEQKRSKQNASKLSALLFKHKEQLKADILKKRALLDKELQLQVQEELKRDLIKLRREKEKAQAAAAQAAAAAAAASAHVHSGLSSYTPTVTSPSTHKRKRDEERDAASKSKRKKMISTTSKDSKRDIKLYCICKTPYDESKFYIGCDLCSNWYHGECVGITEKEAKKMDDYICSECKRAQEGSTEELYCICRTPYDESQFYIGCDRCQNWYHGRCVGILQSEATHIDEYVCPQCQSTEDAMTVLTPLTDKDYEGLKRILRSLQSHKMAWPFLEPVDPNDAPDYYGIIKEPMDLSTMEERIQKRFYSKLTEFVADMTKIFDNCRYYNPSDSPFYQCAEFLESFFVQKLKAFKASRSHNNKLQSSAS from the exons ATGAGGGGGAGACGAGGCAGGCCGCCCAAAGCGCAGCTGGTGCAGGAGCCCTCAACGGGGCCGGTGCGCGGGCTGAGACCCCGCCGGGGCTTGCGAGCGAAGGTGAAAGTTACCTGCGATGATGATTATGTCACCCCTAAACGAGGGACCCATCATCATTCAACACGAGGCCGAAGAAAAGCGCGATCCGCGGCATCGAGGGGCAGAGGAAGAGGCAGGGGAACGGCCAGAGGTAGGGGGCGGCGGAGCACCGCGAGCGGGGTGGTTTACGACGACCACGAGAGcgatgaagatgatgaagatgCGGTTAGTTTGAGATCAGAGGAGGAAGAATTCATCGAGGAGCCTCTGACggatgaagaggaggaggaagaagatgaGGAGGAGGCCATCAACGACGAGTCCGACTACCTGGAGGAACTGGACGAATTGGAGGAAGACGATGCGAGTTACTGCACGGAGAGCAGCCACGGCAGCAACGCAG TAGGTCGTAAAAGGCCAAGACCAAGGCGACCACCTTCTCCTATTCTGGAGCAGAAGGAGATTCCTCTTCTGGAGCTGCCCAGTTCCTCCGAGGACCTTCTCATTCCCAACGAGCAGCTACTCAATGCGTCGGCTATTTATGAGGTCCTTCGCAGTTTCTGCACCGTCTTGCGTCTCTCTCCGTTCCGTTTCGAGGACTTCTGCGCTGCTCTGGTCGGACAGGAGCAGTGCACGCTGATGGCGGAGACGCACATCTGTCTGCTGAAGGCCATTTTACGGGAGGAAGACACCTCCAACACCACTTTCGGACCCGCGGACCTCAAGGACAGCATCAACTCCACACTCTACTTCATTGACGGTATGACTTGGCCGGAAGTGGTGCGTTCATACTGCGAAAGCGACCCCGAGTATCACCACGTGCTCCCTGACCTGGAGGGCGAAGACTATCCGTTCAGCCCTTTGGAGAGCAAAGTCAAGGTCTTGCAGTTCCTGGTGGACCAATTCCTCACCACTAACCTCGCCCGTGAGGAGCTCATGTCCGAGGGGGTCGTTCAGTACGACGACCATTGCCGGGTTTGCCACAGGCTCGGCGACCTCCTGTGCTGCGAGACCTGCTCGGCCGTGTATCACCTGGAGTGCGTCAAGCCTCCCCTGGAGGAGGTGCCTGAGGACGAATGGCAGTGTGAGATTTGTGTGGCACACAAAGTGCCCGGCGTAACAGACTGTCTGACAGAGTTCCAGAAGAGCCGGCCGTACATCCGGCAAGAGCCCATTGGTTACGACCGACATCAAAGAAAATACTGGTTTCTCAACAGGAGGATCGTtgt AGAGGAAGATGGCGAGGATGAAAATAAACAGACCTGGTACTACAGCACTAAAGTCCAGCTCGGGGAGCTGTTGGAGGTTCTGGATAAAGGGTTCTGGGAGAATGATCTCTGCTCTGTGCTGGAGGAGATGAGAGAGGAGATCCACACTCACATGGACATTACAGAGGAGCTCACTAACAAGGCCCGTGGGAATAACAAGGCATACCTCACCGTTGCCAATG ATGTGATCCTGGACCGCCTGAAGACCAAGCAGGAAGCGGAGCTCGAGGAGGTGAAGCGACGGGCAGCGGAGGAGGCTGAGAGGGCCAGACAGGAGTTGAAATCAGGATCTGGTGAACCAGCTGTGAACGATCAAATGAACTCGAACGGATCGTGTCCACAACAAGACTCCAGTAATGGGAATGCGATGAATGAGCAAACTTCTGCAGATG cttcagtctcagctgtccCAGTTGATGAGGTGGGCAGCACCAATGTTCCTGAGCTCGCGGTATCCAGCTCAGCCATTCCGCCTAAAACTGACTCCCAGAATCCCACAGGGAATGCTGTGACATCATCTTCCAGTG ATAAGAGCTCGGAGCCTGCAGCTCACGGTGATGGTGATTCTGTACTAGAGACTGAACCTGCACAGACAGTGGATGAGAACAGCTGCAGCAGTCATTTCTCCATTTCTGAATGCTTGCGAGGTCCAGAAGAGCCTGACCTGGTGGACCGATCCTCACAGTCTTCTCTCAACAGCCAGGATGAAACAG gtgagGGTAAAGCTAACGGAGATAGTGCAAAGACAGGATCTTCACGCATGATTACACGACTCCGGAACCCTGATAGCAAGCTAAGTCAACGCAAGGTCATGCAGGACAAAGATGGCAGCTCTCAGGATGGTAGCAGAGCACTTAAAGAG ACTCCCCCATTGTCGTCATTTGGCTCCTTTAAGAGAGATTCAAACAAGAGCAGTGGCTTTTTCAAACTGGGCCAGGAGGGTAAATTTCGAGTCTACCACAACCAGTACAGCACTAACACACTTGCCCTGAACAAGCACCAACACCGTGAGGACCATGACAAACGCAGACATCTTTCCCACAAGTTCTGCATGACCCCTGCTGGTGAGTTCAAGTGGAACGGATCGCTGTATGGCTCGAAAGCCCTGACTGTGTCTACGTTGAGATTAACCATCATTCAGCTGGAGAACAATGTCCCTGCTCCGTTCTTGCATCCCAACTGGGCATCACACAG GTCAAACTGGATAAAGGCTGTCCAAATGTGCAGCAAGGCGAGAGAGTTTGCGTTAGCTTTGGCCATTCTAGAGTGTGCAATCAAGCCAGTGGTCATGCTCCCTATGTGGAAGGATTCTCTCGGTCACACAAG GCTTCATCGCATGACCTCTGTTGAGCGGGAAGAGAAGGAGAAggtgaaaaagagagagaaaaaactagAAGATGAAGAGACTATGCAGCAGGCCACATGGGTGAAGTACACTTTCCCCATCAAACACCAG GTGTGGAAGCAGAAAGGTGAGGAGTACAGAGTAACTGGGTATGGAGGCTGGAGCTGGGTGAGTAAGACGCATGTCCATCGCTTTTTCCCAAAACTACCTGGAAACACCAACGTCAATTACCGGAAAGCACTTGAGG cagcTAAAACTGGAATGGACAATCAGGCATCTCTTTCAGAAACACCAAAAACTTTGGTTAAAACAGATGAAATTTCATCTGAAAATGTGCCTGAAAAGGATAACTTCCAGGACACATCACTGGATTCTTCTGAAGAAAAGCTATCTGTGGAGAAAGATCATGTGTTAAAAGTTGAAGAACAAAATGAAGAAAAGGAGAATGAAACTGTTACAGAGAAGTGTGATGAAAAAAATGGATCGGTAGAACAAATGGACACCAGCACTCCCAACTCTGTAAATGAGGAAAAAG ATAACATCACAAATGCCCCATCCGATGACTCTCCTTTGAAAGGAGAGCCTTTGGATAGTGAGGTGGTAAAGGATAGTGCTCCTAATCAACCCCAGCAATCCTTCTGGCATGATGTTGTGAATGTCAGTGAAGGCTTCTTGCTACGTACGGCATACAAGAAAATCAAGGCATCAAAACTTGATGGCCTTTTAGAGAGGCGGGTCAAACAGTTCACCATAGAAGAGAAGCAGAGGCTTGAGAAACTCAAGCAGGGAACAATTTCTAAAACCTCAACTGAAAAGATAATGGAAGACAAAGAGATAACTGTTGCTGCTCAAGACCAAAAGGTTAAGATTGAAGGAACTATCTCTGAAACTCCGAAGGCTAGACAGACTGAGGGAGTAGCCTGTCTAGTGATCCAAGAAAAAGACAATGTGGTCAAAAAGCTTGATTTTAACCAAGAGGAAGAACAGGCGAAGACAAACACTTCAGGACCGAAGAACATCCTGGATGTTAGATTAAATGACTCTGGTGACTTATCCCCTAAAGAACATCAGCAGAAGTTGACAGAACCAGAACCCAAGACCGCCAGTAGGGTAGCAATGTCTGAGCTTAATGGAAACTCTCAAAGTCTGGATCAAAGCCTCAGCTTGAACACTAAACCCGATAAAACCGTTACAGAAGTTACGTGTCCACCTGAAGACTCTGAGAGGAAGGACATCATTGAAAACAATGAGAATGACCTAGACGTAAAGAGAACTTTGCCATTGCAAGTAAATGGGAAGGATGGTCCTGTTGACCCAGAATGTAAGAATTTGACTGATAGTGTTAACACAAAGGAGCTAACCAATACCGTTGTGGAGGAGATTAAAGCAATATCACCAAAGGAAACAGTGAAGTCGCTAATGAATGGTGACGCCACTCAAGAGTGTCTTAAAGAATGGACTAATAGCACGATTCCTCAGGTGAATTCGGATGAGGATAAAGGGGTTAACAAACTTGACCCCGATTATCCACCACCTCAGAAAATGGCCAAGTTGGAAAACAACATTGAAGAATCTAAAGACTCCACGGTTTCTTCTGCTGAACCTTCTTCTGTAGCTTCTGAGTCGAACACAAGATCCGAGGTGCCTAGTCATAGCTCTAAGGTAGAGCCGATGCAAGTTGAGGAGGCAAAACCTCCTGTTCCTTCTCCCGTCCCTTCAGCGGAAGAGTCCAGCTTAAGTAGTGACCTCACTGAAAACAGCAGCAGCCTTGGCGAGACTACGACTGTCATTACTCAAGTCACCACAACTACAACCACAGTATCCACAGAGTCCCGCATGGTGTTGACCTCACGTGACAGTCTTGCTTCCAATAACGGGATCAGTACCCCTGTACCAACAGATTCTAAGGTGGAGTCTACCAGCTCTGTTTCAACACTCTCCACTACTACCACTACTGTTACAAAGGTTACAGACTCATCCCAGGAAGCCACTCTAACAAAAGAGTGCTTGACCACTGTCACAAAAACACTGACCGATACCAAGTTGAGTCCTAGTGGTGCCACTGTAAAATCTATGACAGTGAGTCACGAATATTCCACCAGGGACAGGGTACGACTGTTAAAGTTCTCTCGCACCAAGAAAACACGGTCTGGAACGGCCTTGCCCTCGTACCGCAAGTTTGTGACCAAGAGTAGCAAGAAGAGTATCTTTGTGCTTCCCAATGACGAGCTGAAGAAACTTGCAAGGCGCGGTGGTATCCGCGAAGTTCCTATCTTTAACTATAATGCCAAGCCGGCCCTGGACATCTGGCCCTACCCATCCCCTCGACCAACATTTGGGATCACATGGAG ATACCGACTCCAGACAGTGAGGTCTTTGGCTGGAGTGAGCCTAATGCTACGGCTGCTTTGGGCCTGCCTCAGATGGGATGATATGTCTGTGAAACCCTCACCCACAGGAGGGACAACGCGAACAG AGACATCTGACACTGATAtcaccaccactgagatcaTCAAGCGGAGAGATGTTGGTCCTTATGGCATTCGTTCAGAGTATTGCATCAGGAAGATCATTTGTCCCCTTGGGGTGCCTGAGACTCCCAAAG AGACTCCTACACCTCAAAGGAAAGGCCTTCGTTCAAGTGCTCTGAGACCAAAGAAGCCAGAACCAGCTAAGCAGACAGGGCCTGTTGTAATCGAAACCTGGGTGGCCGAGGAAGACCTGGAACTTTGGGAGATTCGAGCCTTTACTGAAAG GGTTGAGAGGGAAAAGGCACAAGCGGCTGACCCAACTAAGGTTAGTGTGCAGAAGAAAGCAGAGGAGGTCAAGGCCCAATTGGAAGCTCAGCTAAAGCAGCAGAGATTGGCAGCCCAGCAG AAACGGTTGGAACAGCAGAAACCTAGCACCACCAGCACCACATCCACCTTGACTAGCACCCCTACGACCCCTGGGACCACTACTCAGAAGGTGGTGGTGGGCTCTATTAGCGGTCAGGTAACTACAGCGCCAAAAGTGGTAATGACCACCAAGCTGGGCTCTCCGGTCACATTCCAGCAAAACAAGAACTTCCAGCAGTCCTTTGCTTCTTGGGTCAAGCAGGGCCAACAAGGCAATACAG TCTCTACCAGTTCGGTTGTGACTGTGGCGGCGAATAGCGCCACCACATCTGGGCAAACGTTCCACATCGCTGCTGCTGCGGGGTCGATGGCCGGCAGTGTCATCACCGCTAAACTACCTGTTCCAGCCAACAGCAAGATAGTCACAGTGAACGTACCAACCACGCAAGGAG GTTTGGTACAGGTACAGCAGAAGGTGGTGGGCATCATTCCATCAAGCACAGCGGGCACCGCACAGTCCTTCCCTCCATTCCAGCCCCGTACGGCCACCATTAACATCAGACCCAACACAACCACCTCCACACAGCAG GTCATTACGACTGGAACCGCTCTACGACCAGGGATGACTGTTATACGCTCTCCCTTGCACCAGGCTACCACCCTGGGGAAGACTATCATTCGCACACCCCTGATGGTTCAACAAG GTCAAGTGCAACAGCCAGTGCAAACAAGTACAGGTGCTCAGGCGGTGGGCACTCCTCCTCGCCTCTCCACACCGAACCAACCCCAGACCCCACAGACGCCCTCTTCTCCCCGACCACAGCAGGGTCAGGTCAAACTCACTCTGGCCCAGCTCACACAGCTCACCCAAGGGGCTCAG GGAGGGAACCAGGGGTTGACAGTAGTGATCCAAGGGCAAGGTCAGACCACCGGCCAGCTGCAGGTCATTCCTCAGGGGGTGACCGTCATTCCGGGGCCTGGTCAGCAACTCATGCAGGCAGCCATGCCCAATGGCCAAGTCCAGCGTTTCTTGTTCACACCCATGGCCCCTGCACCAGCGTCTGCCCCTGCTGCCCCCGCCGCTCCCACCACAACAACCTCATCAGGCGTCCCAGCCACAGCTGCACCAGCTGCCACCACCAGCACAACTCCAGCACCCATTCAACCAG CTACTCGTCTTGCTCCACAGCCCCAACCTCCAACCACACTTCCTCCCACATCATCTCTCCCTCCATCACAGCCAGCCCAGCACACACCcactccagtctcagccgcaaTCGTTCCCCAACCGACTCCATCTCTACAACCCCACCCGCCCGTACAGCTCCGACCTCAGCCCCAAGTCCCTCCACAAACATCAGTCCCGCCCCCTACACCTGTTCCTGCCCCTCAGATAGCACAGGTGACGGCCACCGCACCTCCACAGCAGGTCACCACCCTCCCTGTCGCCCAGACCACAGTTACCAAAGTCCAGCCCCAGATCCAGCTTCCCCCGCAGCTCCTCAGCGTCCCCGGGCTCCAGCAGCAGGTCATCTCCCACATCCAGAGTCAGGTAGCGGCCCAGATTCAAGCTCAGGTCCAGCAGGTCGGGACCACAGCCGGGATGCCCCAGCAGATCAAACTGCAACTGCCCATTCAGATTCAGCAGCAGGGCGGAGGGCAAGTCCAAGCGCACCAGATCCAGAATTTGGTGACCATCCAGACGGCCAGCGTACAGGAGCAGCTTCAGCGGATCCAGCAGCTTTGcgaacagcagcagcagaagaaGAAACAGCAGGAGGCGAAGAGAGAGCAGGCCCAACAGCATGTCAGCCAGAGCGACTTGATACAAAAACAG GTGGCTCAGAAGCAGAATGTGGCCATAGAGCAGTTAAAACAGAAGAAAACCATGACTCCTGCTGAAAGAGAGGAGAACCAGAG GATGATTGTTTGTAACCAGGTGATGAAGTTCATTCTGGATAAAATCGATAAGGACGAGAGGCAGGCGGCCAAAAAGCGGAAACGGGAGGAGTCTGTGGAGCAGAAGCGCAGCAAGCAGAACGCCAGCAAGCTGTCGGCTCTGCTCTTCAAACACAAAGAGCAGCTCAAGGCTGATATCCTGAAGAAAAGAGCACTGCTTGATAAAGAGCTACAGCTGCAAGTGCAG GAGGAGTTGAAGCGCGATCTCATTAAACTGCGGCGGGAGAAGGAGAAAGCTCAGGCTGCGGCTGCACAAGCTGCGGCTGCTGCTGCGGCCGCCAGCGCTCACGTGCACAGCGGTCTCTCCTCATACACACCGACTGTCACCTCACCCTCCACACACAAACGCAAGCGGGACGAGGAGAGAGACGCTGCCTCCAAGTCCAAACGCAAAAAGATGATCTCCACTACCTCAAAGGACAGCAAGAGGGACATCAAGTTATACTGCATCTGCAAGACGCCCTATGATGAGTCTAA